The Candidatus Nitrosymbiomonas proteolyticus genome has a segment encoding these proteins:
- a CDS encoding adenine-specific methyltransferase EcoRI translates to MMNPPGDFRSRECLEVLKRADVVVTNPPFSLFREYVAQLVEHGKQFLIIGSKNAITTKEVFKLIKENKLWLGVGFNAGNATFEIPKENVRDFASGVYDEKTGLVKFRNVGWFTNMDFEERHQDIPLFKQYSPEAYPTYDNYDAIEVGKVADIPASSGTGAPQGLCSS, encoded by the coding sequence ATGATGAATCCGCCGGGCGACTTCCGCAGCCGGGAATGCCTGGAGGTTTTGAAGCGAGCCGACGTCGTCGTCACCAACCCGCCCTTCTCCCTGTTCCGCGAGTACGTCGCCCAGCTCGTGGAGCACGGCAAGCAGTTCCTGATCATCGGCTCGAAGAACGCGATCACCACCAAAGAGGTCTTCAAGCTGATCAAAGAGAACAAGCTCTGGCTCGGCGTCGGCTTCAACGCCGGCAACGCCACCTTCGAGATTCCGAAGGAGAACGTGCGCGACTTCGCTTCGGGGGTCTACGACGAGAAGACCGGCCTCGTCAAGTTCCGCAACGTCGGCTGGTTCACGAACATGGACTTCGAGGAGCGCCACCAGGACATCCCGCTCTTCAAGCAGTATTCGCCGGAGGCGTATCCGACCTACGACAACTACGATGCGATCGAAGTGGGCAAGGTCGCCGACATCCCGGCCTCATCTGGCACAGGCGCACCCCAAGGGCTGTGCAGTTCGTAA
- a CDS encoding adenine-specific methyltransferase EcoRI — MSTSSGNRTLASAKAAKQDEFYTQLADIANELKHYKDHFKGKVVLCNCDDPFESNFFSPARWIAANSGQPELNATTRQSKRPLRRPIGPKSYRRQSKRRLRRPIGPKSYSEGRSPGTGPTPTDKPCRGGMSAPVTRSSYAGSPIVGGQLPLIVMEGLKPYLDPLAPMNGGERGQGVRGPRGAWDGAHLVEINEVPDLNEDGATNQDGMPLA; from the coding sequence ATGTCTACCTCCTCTGGCAATCGCACCCTCGCCAGCGCGAAGGCGGCCAAGCAGGACGAGTTCTACACCCAGCTCGCCGACATCGCCAACGAGCTGAAGCACTACAAGGACCACTTCAAGGGCAAGGTCGTGCTGTGCAACTGCGACGACCCGTTCGAGAGCAACTTCTTCAGCCCGGCGCGCTGGATCGCCGCCAATTCGGGTCAGCCCGAACTCAACGCCACGACAAGACAGTCCAAGAGGCCCCTCCGAAGGCCCATCGGGCCGAAATCCTACAGAAGACAGTCCAAAAGGCGTCTCCGAAGGCCCATCGGGCCGAAATCCTATAGCGAAGGGCGGAGCCCTGGAACAGGGCCCACCCCCACCGATAAGCCCTGTAGGGGCGGAATGTCGGCCCCTGTAACGCGCTCCAGCTACGCCGGCTCCCCCATCGTCGGCGGCCAACTCCCGCTGATAGTGATGGAGGGGCTGAAGCCGTATCTGGACCCCCTCGCCCCGATGAATGGCGGGGAGAGGGGGCAGGGGGTGAGGGGTCCGCGAGGCGCATGGGACGGAGCCCACCTGGTCGAAATCAACGAGGTCCCGGACCTCAATGAGGACGGCGCAACCAATCAGGACGGTATGCCTCTAGCATGA
- a CDS encoding tyrosine phenol-lyase, which yields MPSRFPKRSWAEPYKIKVVELLQMTSREQRAAALEAAGYNTFLLRSEDVYIDLLTDSGTSAMSDRQWAGMMVGDEAYAGSKNFENLEAAVRKYYGFRYIVPTHQGRGAEHILSKSLIEPGDFVPGNMYFTTTRLHQELAGATFVDVIVDEAHDPDDLSPFKGNIDLQKLEDLIGKVGAERVPYVSFAGTVNMAGGQPFSMNNLREVRSLTERHGIPIYFDATRLVENAYFIQQREEGWRERTVAEILLEMCRLGDGCTMSAKKDSLVNIGGFLATNDPKFYEEACNLVVVYEGLHTYGGLAGRDMEAMAQGIAESVCDDHIRARIGQVEYLGQHLIEQGIPVVQPIGGHAVFLNAKGFYPHLPQDAFPAQTLAAELYLESGIRSMERGIASAGRDPETGDHIRPALELARLTIPRRVYTQAHMDVTVEAVCETYDRRNEAKGLRMVYEPRYLRFFRARYEPLS from the coding sequence ATGCCAAGCCGATTTCCCAAGCGCTCCTGGGCCGAGCCCTACAAGATCAAGGTCGTCGAACTCCTGCAGATGACCTCCCGCGAACAGCGCGCTGCCGCGCTCGAAGCCGCCGGCTACAACACGTTCTTGCTTCGTTCGGAAGACGTCTATATCGACCTCCTGACCGATTCAGGGACCAGCGCGATGAGCGATCGACAATGGGCCGGGATGATGGTCGGCGACGAAGCTTACGCCGGAAGCAAGAACTTTGAGAACCTCGAGGCCGCCGTTCGAAAATACTACGGCTTCCGCTACATCGTCCCGACTCACCAAGGCCGGGGCGCCGAGCACATCCTCTCCAAGTCGTTGATCGAGCCTGGGGACTTCGTTCCGGGAAACATGTACTTCACGACCACGAGGTTGCATCAAGAGCTCGCCGGGGCAACGTTTGTGGACGTTATCGTGGACGAGGCGCACGACCCCGACGACCTGAGCCCGTTTAAGGGCAACATCGACCTGCAAAAACTCGAAGACTTGATCGGCAAAGTTGGAGCGGAGCGCGTTCCCTACGTCAGTTTCGCCGGCACGGTGAACATGGCGGGCGGCCAACCCTTCAGCATGAACAACTTGAGGGAGGTTCGCTCCCTGACCGAGCGGCACGGCATTCCGATCTATTTCGACGCAACGCGCTTGGTCGAAAACGCTTACTTCATCCAGCAGCGAGAAGAAGGGTGGCGCGAGCGGACGGTGGCGGAGATCCTCTTGGAAATGTGTCGCCTAGGTGACGGTTGCACAATGAGCGCCAAAAAGGATTCGCTCGTGAACATCGGCGGCTTCTTAGCTACGAACGATCCCAAGTTCTATGAAGAGGCCTGCAACCTCGTGGTGGTGTATGAAGGGTTGCACACATACGGGGGTTTGGCGGGCCGGGATATGGAGGCGATGGCGCAAGGAATTGCCGAAAGCGTCTGCGACGACCACATTCGGGCCAGGATAGGGCAAGTCGAATACCTCGGCCAGCACCTCATCGAACAAGGCATCCCCGTCGTCCAGCCGATCGGGGGGCACGCCGTGTTCTTGAACGCGAAAGGGTTTTATCCTCACCTTCCCCAGGACGCATTCCCCGCGCAGACTCTAGCGGCCGAGCTGTATCTGGAAAGCGGAATCCGGTCCATGGAACGAGGCATCGCGAGCGCGGGGCGCGACCCTGAAACGGGCGACCATATTCGGCCTGCCCTCGAACTCGCGCGACTGACCATTCCGCGCAGAGTCTATACGCAAGCGCACATGGACGTAACCGTCGAAGCGGTGTGCGAGACGTACGACCGCAGGAACGAAGCGAAGGGACTGCGAATGGTGTATGAGCCGCGTTACTTGAGGTTCTTCCGGGCTCGGTACGAACCTCTCTCCTAA
- a CDS encoding peroxiredoxin, producing the protein MIKEGDPFPEFSLQDQDGNLVSSSDLVGQKTILYFYPKDDTSGCTVEACEFQAALPDFGTANVLGVSPDPIDSHAKFAAKHGLSFRLLADVERSLIEPLGLWVEKTLYGNKYMGVARTTFLVGENGSIQRVWRDVKPEGHAAEVLAAYNA; encoded by the coding sequence ATGATCAAAGAAGGCGACCCTTTTCCGGAGTTCTCGTTGCAGGACCAAGACGGCAACCTCGTTTCAAGTAGCGACTTGGTGGGCCAGAAGACGATCCTGTATTTCTATCCGAAGGACGACACCAGCGGCTGCACGGTCGAGGCCTGCGAGTTCCAGGCGGCGCTCCCAGACTTTGGAACCGCCAACGTGCTAGGCGTAAGCCCCGATCCCATCGACTCGCACGCAAAATTCGCAGCGAAGCATGGACTTTCGTTTCGGCTGCTCGCGGACGTGGAGCGTAGCTTGATCGAACCCCTTGGACTGTGGGTCGAGAAGACGCTTTACGGCAACAAGTACATGGGGGTCGCTCGGACGACCTTCCTCGTCGGCGAAAACGGCTCGATTCAGCGGGTTTGGCGCGACGTAAAGCCCGAAGGCCACGCGGCTGAGGTGCTGGCGGCGTACAACGCCTGA
- a CDS encoding 3-methyl-2-oxobutanoate hydroxymethyltransferase produces MSGRVTAPSILAKKGRERIVCVTAYDAVTGAIADEAGVDIVLVGDSVGNVMLGYDSTLPVTLDDMLHHTAAVAAVVDRALIVADMPFGSYQASTSAAVESAVELVRVGAQAVKLEGPYTDEIRAIVRAGIPVMGHLGMTPQSIHSFGGHKVQGKSESDSEMLLAAARQVADAGAFSMVLELVPAALAGRVTAEAPCPTIGIGAGPECDGQVQVFHDVAGLSPTKYKHAKRYAEGYALFREAIERYASEVRSAEFPTKEHSF; encoded by the coding sequence ATGAGCGGACGTGTTACAGCGCCTTCGATCCTCGCTAAGAAAGGGCGCGAGAGAATCGTATGCGTGACTGCGTATGACGCGGTGACGGGCGCGATTGCCGACGAAGCTGGAGTCGATATCGTTTTGGTGGGCGACTCCGTGGGCAACGTGATGCTGGGCTACGATTCGACCCTGCCGGTGACGCTGGACGACATGCTCCATCACACCGCGGCTGTTGCCGCAGTAGTCGATCGGGCGCTGATCGTAGCCGATATGCCGTTCGGCTCATATCAAGCCTCGACGTCCGCTGCCGTCGAGTCCGCTGTCGAGTTGGTTCGAGTGGGCGCGCAAGCGGTAAAGCTCGAGGGTCCCTATACCGACGAGATTCGAGCGATCGTCCGCGCGGGGATTCCCGTGATGGGGCACCTTGGGATGACCCCCCAATCGATCCACTCTTTTGGGGGACATAAGGTACAAGGCAAGTCCGAATCGGACTCAGAGATGCTCCTCGCGGCGGCTCGGCAGGTGGCCGATGCAGGGGCCTTTTCGATGGTGCTCGAGTTAGTCCCGGCTGCCCTTGCGGGTCGGGTCACCGCGGAGGCGCCTTGCCCCACGATAGGGATCGGAGCCGGACCCGAATGCGATGGCCAGGTTCAAGTGTTCCACGACGTAGCGGGCCTCTCCCCCACGAAATACAAGCACGCCAAGCGGTACGCGGAGGGCTATGCTCTCTTTCGCGAGGCGATCGAGCGGTATGCAAGCGAGGTCCGAAGCGCGGAGTTTCCCACGAAGGAACATAGCTTTTGA
- a CDS encoding restriction endonuclease, with protein MRSPMSPQVPSYDSMIEPTLRALQLLGGSGSIEEVNAKVAELMSLSDEVLDVPHGTTSTSEVAYRLAWSRTYLKKFGLLENSSRGVWSLTARGVEAQTIDAREVVAFVRSQFPGRANATPGIEATDAAEESEPPQAGWQELYLQKLLGLQPAAFERLIQRMLRESGFTHVEVTGRTGDGGIDGVGIARISGFLSFRVLFQCKRYQGSVSPSEIRDFRGAMQGRTDKGLFATTGSFSQKAIAEATRDGAPPVDLVDGGQLVLRLKELGLGVKVNMVESVEVDGEWLDSL; from the coding sequence ATGAGATCGCCGATGTCTCCCCAGGTTCCATCCTATGACTCGATGATCGAGCCAACGTTGCGAGCGTTGCAGCTGCTTGGCGGGTCGGGCTCTATTGAGGAGGTGAATGCGAAAGTCGCTGAGCTGATGTCACTCAGCGATGAGGTGCTAGATGTTCCGCACGGAACGACCTCCACTTCCGAAGTTGCGTATCGGCTTGCGTGGAGCCGAACCTATCTAAAGAAGTTCGGTCTTCTCGAAAACTCGAGCAGGGGGGTCTGGTCGCTGACAGCAAGAGGAGTGGAAGCTCAAACCATCGACGCACGGGAAGTGGTTGCATTTGTTAGGTCTCAGTTTCCGGGCCGCGCCAATGCAACGCCCGGCATCGAAGCGACAGATGCGGCAGAGGAATCTGAGCCGCCGCAGGCTGGTTGGCAAGAGCTATATCTCCAGAAGCTACTCGGTTTGCAGCCCGCAGCCTTTGAACGCCTTATCCAGCGAATGCTTCGGGAGTCAGGATTTACTCACGTCGAAGTAACTGGTCGGACCGGAGATGGTGGCATTGACGGCGTCGGTATCGCCAGAATTAGCGGCTTCTTGAGCTTCAGGGTCTTGTTCCAATGCAAACGCTACCAGGGAAGCGTATCTCCTTCAGAGATTCGCGACTTTCGCGGCGCAATGCAAGGTCGCACGGACAAGGGTTTGTTTGCCACGACGGGTTCCTTTAGCCAAAAGGCGATCGCCGAGGCAACCCGCGATGGCGCACCTCCGGTTGATCTGGTTGATGGAGGGCAGCTTGTACTTCGGCTCAAAGAACTCGGGCTCGGAGTGAAGGTCAACATGGTTGAATCCGTGGAGGTAGATGGGGAGTGGCTAGATTCCCTATGA
- a CDS encoding Rossmann fold nucleotide-binding protein (involved in DNA uptake), translated as MKLTRRRFTLALAMTPGIGGALLTRVLTRCEALQCDGDSFFKLSPQALQEDFGLPPRVAETLAHYSDNADKADGEYLEKLEARGVQVVTAADAHFPEALSKFMPDHPALLFLYGNGHLLNAKTFAVLSSKEASPTELDRIEKLAEEGILQSEILVTSATRPEYQRSAVVPLRWGSPRVLCLDRGVEATLGEDLTEEPFRAARLWRYQFDPKCDLVVSPYRPTMKFGRATAKTRDFLVAGLSRRIDFVRINPGGVMRQVLGHALDSGRPCRVCQSDPNFAGWRELGVEGIDI; from the coding sequence GTGAAGCTGACTCGGCGACGATTCACGTTGGCGCTCGCGATGACCCCTGGAATCGGTGGGGCGTTACTTACGCGCGTGCTCACCCGTTGCGAAGCGCTCCAATGCGATGGCGACTCCTTCTTCAAGCTCTCGCCTCAAGCGCTCCAAGAAGACTTCGGGTTGCCTCCTCGGGTTGCGGAGACCCTCGCCCACTACTCGGACAACGCAGACAAAGCCGACGGCGAGTACTTGGAGAAGCTCGAAGCGAGGGGAGTGCAGGTCGTTACCGCCGCAGACGCCCACTTCCCGGAGGCCCTTTCGAAGTTCATGCCCGACCACCCCGCGCTTCTGTTCCTTTATGGGAACGGCCACCTGCTCAACGCCAAGACCTTCGCGGTTCTGAGTTCGAAGGAAGCGTCGCCGACCGAACTCGACCGGATCGAGAAGCTCGCCGAAGAGGGGATATTGCAGTCCGAAATCCTCGTAACCTCCGCGACGAGGCCAGAGTACCAGCGTTCCGCTGTCGTCCCGCTGAGGTGGGGATCGCCAAGGGTCCTTTGTCTCGATCGGGGCGTCGAGGCGACGCTGGGCGAAGACCTTACGGAGGAGCCGTTCCGCGCCGCCCGCCTCTGGCGCTACCAATTCGACCCGAAGTGCGACCTGGTCGTGAGCCCTTATCGGCCGACGATGAAGTTCGGAAGGGCCACAGCCAAGACGCGGGATTTCTTGGTCGCTGGGCTGAGCCGGAGGATTGACTTCGTTCGGATCAACCCGGGCGGGGTCATGCGGCAGGTTCTCGGCCATGCGCTGGACTCCGGACGACCGTGCCGAGTTTGCCAGAGCGACCCAAACTTTGCAGGTTGGCGGGAGTTGGGCGTCGAGGGGATCGACATTTGA
- a CDS encoding periplasmic serine protease (ClpP class), translated as MPLTDRLDETILSILNGAAEKLETKLDANVMTYLGPIHEVFLNEFRNFVEHLAQSKKPRLAMLIKTGGGSAQAAEKMVEIMRHHYKEVWFVVPDFAMSAGTILVLSGDKVWMDYSSSLGPVDPQVLVTIQGNQQYVPALGHLDKVAELIEKSRQGTLTNAEFAILRDQNLAVLRSYEQARDLSINLLEEWLVKFKFKTWAKHRTDPAKVGKKVTDDEKKARAKEIAALLCDNKVWHSHGRLIGHDRLRDVVRLEIDDYSADLEMRALIREYHDPLNEYAARMGQQFCLHSKNRSTL; from the coding sequence ATGCCCCTCACCGACCGACTCGACGAAACCATCCTCAGCATCCTAAACGGGGCTGCCGAGAAGTTGGAAACGAAGCTGGATGCCAACGTCATGACGTACCTTGGCCCGATCCACGAAGTCTTCCTCAACGAGTTTCGTAACTTCGTGGAGCACCTCGCTCAAAGCAAGAAACCCCGCCTCGCCATGCTGATCAAGACCGGCGGGGGCAGTGCGCAGGCAGCCGAGAAGATGGTCGAGATCATGCGCCATCACTACAAGGAGGTCTGGTTCGTCGTCCCCGACTTCGCCATGTCGGCAGGCACCATTCTCGTGCTTTCCGGCGATAAGGTCTGGATGGACTACTCGTCCTCCCTCGGGCCGGTCGACCCGCAAGTGCTCGTGACCATTCAAGGCAACCAACAGTACGTGCCGGCCCTCGGCCATCTTGACAAAGTCGCGGAACTCATCGAGAAAAGTCGCCAAGGCACGTTGACAAATGCCGAGTTCGCCATCTTGAGGGATCAGAACCTGGCCGTTCTGCGTTCATACGAACAGGCCAGGGACCTCTCGATCAACCTGCTCGAAGAGTGGCTGGTGAAGTTCAAGTTCAAGACCTGGGCCAAGCACCGGACCGACCCTGCCAAGGTCGGGAAGAAGGTCACCGACGACGAAAAGAAGGCTCGGGCCAAGGAAATCGCTGCCCTTCTCTGCGACAACAAAGTCTGGCACTCCCACGGGCGCTTGATCGGGCACGACAGGCTGCGGGACGTCGTGCGGCTTGAGATCGACGACTACTCCGCCGATCTTGAAATGAGGGCCCTGATCCGCGAATATCACGACCCGCTGAACGAATATGCAGCTAGAATGGGTCAACAGTTTTGTCTACACTCGAAAAACCGGAGCACGCTATGA
- a CDS encoding inosine-5'-monophosphate dehydrogenase produces MTLREVLHAHIPMLTVENTVRDATDAMDIYQFPGVVIVDKDRAPVGVLTEGDVCRAAGSNDSFVSVASSSVSVYMTPDPTCLSPDTEVGEAFHVMLRSGLTLLPVVEDDKLSGIVTRSDLMHALMLDVASRANP; encoded by the coding sequence ATGACGCTCCGCGAGGTGCTGCACGCGCACATTCCAATGCTCACGGTGGAGAACACCGTTCGAGACGCGACGGACGCCATGGACATCTACCAGTTTCCGGGCGTCGTGATCGTCGATAAGGACCGCGCTCCCGTCGGGGTGCTGACGGAGGGCGACGTTTGCAGAGCCGCGGGTTCGAATGACAGCTTTGTCTCCGTAGCTTCGAGTTCGGTCAGCGTCTATATGACCCCCGATCCCACTTGCTTGTCGCCCGATACAGAAGTCGGCGAGGCGTTTCACGTGATGCTGCGAAGCGGACTCACCCTGCTTCCCGTCGTCGAGGATGACAAGCTGTCGGGAATCGTCACGAGGTCGGACTTGATGCATGCCTTGATGCTCGACGTCGCAAGCCGCGCTAATCCATGA
- a CDS encoding pantoate--beta-alanine ligase yields the protein MKVVRTISEMRSLRSGAVGLVPTMGAFHEGHLSLMRSARELCDQLVVSLFVNPLQFGPAEDWDAYPRNEERDISLAQQEGVDVLFAPSVSEMYESMRTTVRVSEVSDLWEGERRPGHFEGVATVVAKLFGIVGCRFAHFGQKDYQQCRVIESMANDLSMDVVLFFHDTIRESDGLAMSSRNVYLSPEERTVAPAIFQGLQELAAELQFAPGRPVETSLQRVASWWKSLGLEPEYLALVDADTLKPLRTNSRNSRLITAVRLGSTRLIDNVDCSLIER from the coding sequence TTGAAAGTCGTGCGAACGATTTCGGAGATGCGGTCCCTCCGAAGTGGCGCAGTCGGGTTGGTCCCGACGATGGGCGCGTTTCACGAAGGCCACCTCTCGCTGATGCGTTCGGCCCGTGAATTGTGCGATCAACTGGTCGTGTCCCTATTCGTGAACCCGCTCCAATTCGGGCCGGCGGAGGATTGGGATGCGTATCCGAGGAATGAGGAACGGGATATCTCGTTAGCTCAACAGGAAGGGGTGGACGTCCTTTTTGCGCCTTCGGTCAGCGAAATGTACGAGTCCATGCGGACGACGGTTAGGGTCTCGGAGGTGTCCGACCTTTGGGAAGGCGAACGCCGCCCAGGCCACTTCGAGGGTGTCGCTACCGTCGTAGCCAAGCTCTTCGGAATCGTCGGGTGTCGCTTTGCTCACTTTGGCCAAAAGGACTACCAGCAATGCCGGGTTATCGAGTCCATGGCCAACGATCTGAGCATGGACGTGGTCCTCTTCTTTCACGATACTATTCGGGAGTCGGACGGCCTCGCGATGTCGAGCCGGAACGTCTACCTGAGCCCAGAGGAGCGCACGGTTGCCCCGGCGATCTTCCAAGGCCTTCAGGAACTCGCTGCTGAACTCCAGTTCGCTCCAGGACGGCCCGTCGAAACGTCGCTGCAGAGGGTCGCTTCGTGGTGGAAGAGTCTGGGATTAGAACCCGAATACCTGGCATTGGTAGACGCAGATACATTAAAACCGTTGAGAACCAACAGTCGCAATAGCAGACTGATAACAGCGGTCCGGCTCGGGTCTACTCGGCTGATCGACAACGTGGATTGTTCGTTGATCGAAAGATAG
- a CDS encoding S-methyl-5'-thioadenosine phosphorylase, whose protein sequence is MQARWAIVGGSGIGGLLEGLAGRPVHIPTPLGMQRGREIELGSERVLVVSRHSLGHKTPPHRVNFAAIAWAIRSAGIRHVLATAAVGSLRVDWRPKTLALCTDFIDASGRNLTLFDTRVEHVPFGSPFHEGLNERILEAAGKERLAIEPKAIYVNANGPRYETPAEIEMYRRWGGDVVGMTAGSEAVCMGEAGLSYACLAFVSNLGCGLVEADPNHAEVLEVAHEVGPTILALFQRVIERGSP, encoded by the coding sequence ATGCAGGCGCGCTGGGCGATTGTGGGAGGTTCGGGGATCGGGGGTCTCCTTGAGGGACTCGCCGGCCGTCCCGTCCACATCCCCACACCGCTAGGGATGCAACGCGGACGGGAGATCGAGTTGGGCTCAGAGCGGGTCCTGGTGGTCAGCCGACACTCCTTAGGACACAAGACTCCGCCGCACCGAGTCAACTTCGCTGCGATCGCCTGGGCGATTCGGTCGGCCGGCATCCGTCATGTTCTCGCAACGGCCGCAGTGGGTTCGTTAAGGGTGGATTGGCGTCCGAAGACTCTCGCTCTCTGCACCGACTTCATCGACGCATCCGGAAGAAACCTCACGCTCTTCGACACCCGAGTCGAACACGTTCCGTTTGGGTCGCCGTTCCATGAGGGCCTCAATGAGCGAATCCTCGAGGCCGCGGGCAAAGAGCGACTTGCCATCGAGCCGAAGGCCATCTATGTCAACGCGAACGGACCGCGCTACGAAACTCCGGCCGAAATCGAAATGTATCGGCGGTGGGGCGGGGACGTGGTGGGCATGACCGCGGGATCTGAGGCCGTGTGCATGGGCGAAGCGGGCCTCAGCTATGCCTGTCTGGCGTTCGTGAGCAACCTGGGTTGCGGCCTGGTCGAGGCAGACCCGAACCACGCGGAGGTTCTTGAGGTAGCCCACGAGGTAGGTCCCACGATTCTGGCCCTGTTTCAGCGCGTTATCGAACGAGGATCCCCGTGA
- a CDS encoding PadR family transcriptional regulator, with translation MIRYLRACCIVRERDNEMAFRSDLDAVLLGALADGPLHGYAIVKSLQKNSNGLLRLGEGQLYPALHKLEQVGFVTATWDQQEGKPSRRIYRLTQAGRDELERQRTTWLKFVKSINSVLKTQ, from the coding sequence ATGATTCGGTACCTGCGAGCGTGTTGTATAGTAAGGGAGCGAGATAACGAAATGGCATTCCGAAGCGATCTAGATGCAGTCCTGCTCGGCGCGTTGGCGGACGGGCCCCTTCACGGCTACGCCATCGTCAAGAGTCTTCAGAAAAACAGCAACGGGCTCCTCAGGTTGGGAGAGGGCCAGTTGTATCCCGCGCTCCACAAGCTGGAGCAGGTCGGGTTTGTCACGGCGACTTGGGACCAGCAAGAGGGCAAACCGTCCCGGAGGATTTATCGTTTGACTCAAGCGGGCCGCGACGAACTTGAACGCCAGCGAACCACTTGGCTGAAATTCGTCAAGAGCATCAATTCCGTTTTGAAGACCCAGTAG
- a CDS encoding transposase, which produces MPQSLATVLVHAVFSTKERTPWLTPTIRQELHPYIVGVLANIGCPSIQTGGVEDHVHILFRLSRKMSLAQVIEKTKTSTSKWMKTKGVAAFTWQAGYGAFSVGPMEADGVIAYIKGQEEHHRKISFQDELRGMLREAGMEFDERYFWD; this is translated from the coding sequence ATGCCGCAATCTCTCGCCACTGTCCTCGTCCACGCCGTCTTCAGCACGAAGGAACGAACCCCTTGGCTTACCCCGACGATCCGGCAGGAGCTGCATCCCTATATCGTCGGGGTTCTTGCGAACATCGGATGCCCCTCGATCCAAACGGGCGGCGTCGAGGACCACGTCCACATCCTCTTTCGACTCTCCCGCAAGATGTCCCTCGCCCAAGTGATTGAGAAGACGAAGACGAGCACCTCGAAGTGGATGAAGACCAAGGGCGTCGCCGCATTTACTTGGCAGGCCGGATATGGGGCGTTTTCGGTAGGGCCGATGGAGGCGGACGGCGTGATCGCGTACATCAAGGGCCAAGAAGAGCACCACCGAAAGATTTCCTTCCAGGACGAGCTTCGGGGCATGTTGCGGGAGGCGGGGATGGAGTTCGACGAGCGGTATTTCTGGGACTGA
- a CDS encoding recombinase RecR: protein MLYSKPLADLIAEFEKLPGIGPKSAQRLAYHVLRRPASEAERFALVLKAAVETLRFCSSCHNFCEGEICEICSDPRRDKASICVVAEPKDISAIERVNEYRGSYHVLHGVLSPMDDVGPDQIRAKELIARLESGVSEVILAMNATVEGDATALYLARLIKPLGVKVTRIAHGMPIGGELDYADSATLLSAFEYRREM from the coding sequence ATGCTGTATTCCAAGCCTCTCGCCGATCTCATCGCCGAGTTTGAGAAGCTACCTGGGATCGGCCCCAAGAGCGCGCAGCGACTCGCCTATCACGTCTTGCGAAGGCCGGCTTCAGAGGCCGAACGGTTCGCGCTCGTGCTCAAGGCGGCGGTCGAAACTCTACGGTTCTGCTCGTCCTGCCACAACTTCTGCGAGGGCGAGATTTGCGAGATCTGCTCGGACCCCAGGCGCGATAAGGCCTCGATCTGCGTCGTCGCCGAACCCAAGGACATCTCCGCCATCGAGCGGGTGAACGAGTATCGTGGTTCCTACCATGTCTTGCACGGCGTCTTGAGCCCGATGGACGACGTTGGGCCGGATCAGATTCGAGCGAAGGAGTTGATCGCTCGATTGGAGTCCGGAGTCAGCGAGGTCATCTTGGCGATGAACGCCACCGTCGAGGGCGATGCCACTGCGCTGTACCTGGCGAGGCTCATCAAGCCGCTCGGAGTGAAGGTGACGCGGATCGCCCACGGGATGCCCATCGGAGGGGAACTCGATTATGCGGACTCCGCGACCCTTCTCAGCGCCTTCGAGTACCGGCGCGAAATGTAG